The window GGTCAAGTTACTATTATATACTTCTAGAACTATAACCTTTAATTCTTCAATAACTATAATCTTTAATTAACTCTAGTATGTTTGTCAACCTTTCTCTTAGATTTTTGAACAATAAGCTGACTGTCTACATACATTCCTGAAACACTGTATAGTCTTATTATCAGGAATAGGACCTACAAGAAGAACATTCTGGTTTCTGACCAGAATATGAGCAGTCATAATAAAAAGGGAAGGCAAAGAAGCCTTTGGACCTACTCCAATGGGTTGACCCAGGGATGTGTAACCAGGGCAACTGAATCTGCTATTGGATGTTCCTGTTAAATATCCTAATTTATCAACCTTAATAAATTGCTGAAATCAGGGGCCAGGATGTGCTACATCCCCACTGGGACACCTGGAAGCTTCCAATTAATGTCTGGTTTTTACTTTACTGTTCTAACATTActgcaaggtttttttttttttttttctctttggattACAGAAAACAGGGGGGTGAGAGAAGCAGAACAGGAATTGTAAtctgagaatcacagaatattctgagttgaaagggatACACAGGATCATCCAAGGAATGTTTGAACATTTACAGAGAGTCCAGAACTGTAACTTTGGGTGGTCAGtctctctgctgggagcctcccAAAGggccctcagccactcctcagccctggacagcagcagcatcacctttgcagggcccagcagggctctcctgagttgcccttgcccagctgcacacagagcctgccccagccagggccctgcacacaggcaggTTTCTGTAGggccccagccagggcacacaggctgggatgggctctgtgagcgctggcagggacaaggctccTCTCAGGAGGGAatgtccaggcccagggagaTGCTCAGAGAAGGAGAGGGGGCTgaagagagcagtgctgggggcaggatgAGGGCACTGTTGGTGtgtgggaggtgctgggcaTAGCTGGGCACGGGAACAATGTCCTGAGTGCCCGgctgtctctgccctgccctctcaGGCACAGCACCACAACATCTTCTCTTGTTTCTGCTCTGCCCTGATATTGTCACTGttatctgctgctctcaggaaggctctggcatttgcagcagctgagtcaggctctgcccttggcattcctgccaggcagggctgtctaTGGGAATGGGGTGTCCAAGCTtccctggcacctgtggggctgtgggcaaAGCAGTccatgggaaaggggaatgagCTGAGCCCCCTCCCTGAGATCCTAtcatgggcacagccagggatctccttgctgtgcccttccaagctctgagctgccctcctgggtgcaaatctgtgccagagcctctggGAGTTCCCTGAATGTCCCAcggggaagggcagagctgccacagctgaggaaatgctgctgggtttgcCAAGGGAGCCGTGAGTGTCCTTGGCACAAGGGAGTGCTGAGACCTTGCCCAGAGACCTTTAGAGAGGGTGAGACATTCAgggatccctctgctctgggcagggtctgGTTTGTCCCAGGGTGATCCGGGAGTGTGATTGTGCCCTGCAGCCAAAGGTGCAAAGCCAGGGCAGTTTGGAACAAGCCCATCCAGCCCCGCATCTTCCCTCAGCCACAGGGAATCCTTTGGCTCTCCCATCTCTCAGTGGCAAACTCTGAGTGCAGCAGGAATGCTGGGGATTTCTGACCTCACAGAGCCAGAAATGATGTGTGGGTAGGAAAACAATTCCTTAAACCAGCTCCTGCCATCCATGTCCTAAAAATCTAGGAGTGCAGATGCTACCAGGCCTGTCTTCATTCTGAGTGATTCCCCTGACAAATACTGAATATCCAGCCTTGTCCCTCTGCCACATGGCCACAAACCCAGGGCAGtagggcagggatggctcctTGAGGGCCTCCATGCACAGgcatggctgctcctggcacactCAGCCAGCACAACTGGAGCTCAGGCAGGGATCTGGGTGaaggatttcccagagcagaaaCAAGGGTGAGTGAGTCCCAGTGGGAcagtgtcctggggtgatgttatgatgcttgtatccccattcatatgttctgtgcctttaagaccgtctctgaagagtgaaagttttgtttgggtttctcttatcaggaacaCAGATCCAGGCAGTACATGGGGCTGTTTCCGCATcttgcttcagcttgctgctttgcttgctctcttttctgctctcgcttctgctctgctttggcctctgcttattagctagtttagctaaacagtccaaattccttcctggactgtttctcctctcctgtttctgtgaccatctcgaacctgctccggactgggacccgggaacaccgagGGTTTACACcatttggctgcagcagctgccccagcgccggagggactgagaacagagcaactacccccgaaagagactttctgattttgtcatctttctcagagtggtgtcatcgggtattgtgcattttgtgtgctggggggtgctgtgccagtCAAATAagcaggttctttccacttgtctccaaggaattcttcccgaaccagctgggggggaggggccatgtggtttgctttctggaggggccctcctttgcagattctttaacaaatttgccctaaaccaggacagacAATCTGCAGGGAATGGCCCAGATTTGGCTCAAAGCAGCCTCTCCTGACTTGTCACTGTCCTTTATGCATGAACAGGTCCCCATGTGCAGCCTCAGCAAATGTCTAAccacagctccatcagccactatttcctgctggcattggcagacaagcggcagctgcagctcctgcacttctgcctcttgctgggcatctccctggctgccctcctgggcaacggcctcatcatcagcgccatagcctgcggccaccagctgcacacgcccatgttcttcttcctgctcaacctggccctcagcgacctgggattcatctgcaccactgtccccaaagccatgcacaattccctctggaacACCAGGAccatctcctacacaggatgtgctgcacaggtctttttttttggacatttcatctcagcagagttttccctcgtgaccatcatgtgctacgaccgctatgtgtccatctgcaaacccctgcactatgggaccctcctgggcagcagagcttgtgcccacatggcagcagctgcctgggccactgcctttctctattcactgctgcacacggccaatacattttccctgcccctgtgcaaAGGAAATGCCTTGGatcagttcttctgtgaaatccctcAGATCCTCAAGCTGTCCTGCTCTAAATCCTATCTCAGGGAACTCGGGGTCATTGCAGTTAGTGTTTGTTTAGtatttggctgttttgtgttcattgttttttcctatgtgcagatcttcagggctgtgctgaggatcccctctgagcagggtcGGAACAAAGcgttttccacctgcctccctcacctggctgtggtctctcTGTTGGTCAGCACTGTAGCAgttgcctacctgaagcccccctccatctcctccccatccctggatctaacagtgtcagttctgtactcagtggtgcctccagccctgaaccccttcatctacagcctgaggaaccaggagctcaaggctgaagtgtggagactgatgactggatgctttcaggaacattaaactgctggccaatttctgcaaatcacttcTAATGAAATCATCTTTTATACTTCTTATTGGCTTCAGTGTggaagtttgttttctttgctttattttttttatactaTCCCCAAAGACATGTCATTCTttctgccatttctcattttgtttctctccaccttccctgtggccacagactgtgtcaatgagggaCTGTGCTCTTGGTGCCTTTAAATGAACTAAAGGATCTCCtagcagagttttctgcagagaggcccttttgttgccttctctggagctgcagcagcaatgtctgtgtgcagagctgggggcagatcagtgctggcccagcagctgtgcccagcagcagcagcacttggtgttgctagtgctgctgccatggccctgccccgctgccctggtggccctggtgttgctgcagggcctgagtgctcgcagggctgggcacagtcctggggatggcagtgctggggctgcagcagggacaggccatgggcactgttggggcagcgctgacgcctcaggccagggcctgggggctccagactccttgcccaggctctctcaagaacacacccaggccaatgctcagcacagaaaagccccgtgagcagccccaggctggccgtgggcaggctgggggcaaacagcatggctggggctctgcaagggccctgggggagaagggaaggagcagcagagcaggggctgatccatccccagtgcgctgcacaacccagggcagtgtcccagagcatcctgatggagctgccaacaacatcccccctctgcagccctgtcctctcccccagctcacacaggtgccccatccttgcaggcacagacatggcagcactggctcagg of the Zonotrichia leucophrys gambelii isolate GWCS_2022_RI unplaced genomic scaffold, RI_Zleu_2.0 Scaffold_144_113797, whole genome shotgun sequence genome contains:
- the LOC135460989 gene encoding olfactory receptor 14J1-like, producing MCYDRYVSICKPLHYGTLLGSRACAHMAAAAWATAFLYSLLHTANTFSLPLCKGNALDQFFCEIPQILKLSCSKSYLRELGVIAVSVCLVFGCFVFIVFSYVQIFRAVLRIPSEQGRNKAFSTCLPHLAVVSLLVSTVAVAYLKPPSISSPSLDLTVSVLYSVVPPALNPFIYSLRNQELKAEVWRLMTGCFQEH